A genomic stretch from Borrelia hispanica CRI includes:
- a CDS encoding vWA domain-containing protein, whose amino-acid sequence MLTFNEPLYLFLLVVLPLIIYFSHFFSRRGGKVRFPISIYGNFGSIKLRDYVLNLLYFVTYTFFYLAIIVMILTLAGPSISKKKMTYLSSGADIVIVLDISPSMGAIEFSSKNRLEFAKELIEYFVYQRENDNIGLVAFAKEASLIVPLTIDRDFFSKKLDDIYIMDLGNGSALGLGISIALSHLKHSEAPKKSVIVLTDGVVNSDEVYKDQVINLAQGLNVKIYSVGIGSDEELNVGFELRSGKFYQGVLKEVYDPSMLFEISNKTGGLFYSVGDDFSFKLAIQDFSKKENVERKVKISVDNNDVYNEFLLVIFFLLILYFVFSKIILKEVL is encoded by the coding sequence ATGTTAACATTTAATGAGCCTTTGTATTTATTTTTACTTGTAGTATTGCCATTAATAATTTATTTTAGCCATTTTTTTAGTCGTAGAGGTGGGAAAGTTAGATTTCCTATATCTATTTATGGAAATTTTGGTTCTATAAAATTAAGAGATTATGTACTGAATTTATTGTATTTTGTGACTTATACTTTTTTTTATCTAGCTATAATAGTTATGATCTTAACTTTAGCAGGTCCTTCTATATCAAAAAAGAAAATGACATATCTTAGTAGTGGAGCTGATATTGTTATTGTGTTAGATATATCTCCTAGTATGGGTGCTATTGAATTTTCGTCAAAAAATAGACTTGAATTTGCAAAAGAATTGATTGAATATTTTGTATATCAAAGAGAAAATGACAATATTGGCTTAGTAGCTTTTGCAAAGGAGGCATCATTAATAGTGCCACTTACAATTGATAGAGATTTTTTTTCTAAGAAGTTAGATGATATTTATATTATGGATCTTGGCAATGGATCTGCTTTGGGACTTGGTATTTCTATTGCTCTTTCTCATTTAAAGCATTCTGAAGCACCTAAAAAATCAGTCATTGTTTTAACAGATGGTGTGGTTAATTCAGATGAAGTTTATAAAGATCAAGTAATAAATCTTGCTCAAGGATTAAATGTGAAAATTTATTCTGTTGGAATTGGTAGTGATGAGGAACTTAATGTTGGTTTTGAGTTAAGGTCTGGTAAATTTTATCAGGGAGTTTTGAAAGAAGTATACGATCCTAGCATGCTTTTTGAAATTTCAAATAAAACAGGAGGACTTTTTTATTCTGTTGGTGATGATTTTTCATTTAAACTTGCAATTCAAGATTTTTCGAAAAAAGAAAATGTAGAGAGAAAAGTTAAAATATCAGTTGATAATAATGATGTTTATAATGAATTTTTGTTGGTAATATTTTTTTTATTAATTCTTTATTTTGTTTTTTCAAAGATTATTTTAAAAGAGGTGTTATGA
- a CDS encoding vWA domain-containing protein, translated as MSIGNYYAFYLFIVLFIVLFVYAYNFRKALPFFKALSLMHVNSAYVKNYYIKKILMIFFFVLSFAFLILSILDVSWGQKATEDERVNLRISFVVDISRSMLTFDEGKSINRLESAKNLISLILNSFENAEYSLTIFKGKSLLVLPFSKDKASLYKMLNYIEPSLISSPGSFLGDGVLSAIQGIKDSSYYNFLIVLTDGDEWGENNYYTFSKLIDIRNIISFVVGIGSNKPLPLIDNHVNVRVQNDSLMTFMLNEDNLYLLTSSIKGSYYNLYLKGTNYVINEIRNDIIKKSSSNILLIGILRYKLFLSVSFLFMMLYIFVKVIKWDDTF; from the coding sequence ATGAGTATAGGCAATTATTATGCTTTTTACTTGTTTATAGTTTTATTTATAGTTTTGTTTGTGTATGCTTATAATTTTAGAAAAGCACTTCCGTTTTTTAAAGCCTTAAGTCTTATGCATGTTAATAGTGCTTATGTTAAAAATTATTACATAAAGAAAATACTTATGATTTTCTTTTTTGTGTTGAGTTTTGCTTTTTTAATTTTATCAATTTTGGATGTTTCTTGGGGACAAAAGGCCACTGAGGATGAAAGAGTAAATTTAAGAATATCTTTTGTTGTTGATATTTCGCGTAGTATGTTAACTTTTGATGAGGGAAAATCTATTAATAGACTTGAGAGTGCTAAAAATTTAATTAGTTTAATTTTGAATAGTTTTGAGAATGCTGAGTATTCACTTACTATTTTTAAGGGTAAATCTTTATTAGTTTTGCCTTTTTCTAAAGATAAGGCCAGTTTATATAAGATGTTAAATTATATTGAACCTAGCTTAATAAGTTCTCCTGGTAGTTTTTTAGGTGATGGGGTTTTGAGTGCTATACAAGGAATCAAAGATAGTTCTTATTATAATTTTTTGATAGTTTTAACAGATGGTGATGAATGGGGTGAGAATAATTATTATACTTTTTCTAAATTAATTGATATACGTAATATTATAAGCTTTGTAGTTGGAATTGGAAGCAATAAACCATTGCCTTTGATTGATAATCATGTGAATGTGAGAGTTCAGAATGATAGTTTGATGACTTTCATGCTTAATGAGGATAACTTGTATCTCTTAACATCTTCTATTAAGGGTTCTTATTATAATTTATATCTTAAAGGTACTAATTATGTCATTAATGAGATAAGGAATGATATAATAAAAAAAAGTTCAAGTAATATTTTATTAATTGGCATTTTAAGATACAAGCTTTTTTTATCTGTTTCTTTTTTATTTATGATGTTGTATATATTTGTTAAGGTTATTAAATGGGACGATACTTTTTAA
- a CDS encoding tetratricopeptide repeat protein: protein MGRYFLIYLLISFICAFFLSCSNIKAMSLMAIGNYRYIRGDYQSAISTYYNLVDDNKSAAWGYYNLGIVYYSLGEYESSLRMFSYAKRDGDFFLHFNISYNEGIIYYNQGLYRKAEVAFKEALKIDPASYNAKYNLELAIIKKRTISGNLDNLSVSKNQNFIENNENFLRYIENLERVLWVMRADEQIVSLQEDW from the coding sequence ATGGGACGATACTTTTTAATTTATTTATTAATAAGTTTTATATGTGCATTTTTTTTATCTTGTTCAAATATTAAAGCTATGTCTCTTATGGCCATTGGTAATTATAGGTATATTAGAGGTGATTATCAGAGTGCAATTTCTACCTATTATAATCTTGTAGATGATAATAAGAGTGCTGCGTGGGGTTATTATAATCTTGGAATTGTATATTATTCTTTGGGAGAATATGAGAGCTCTCTTCGGATGTTTTCGTATGCAAAAAGAGACGGTGATTTTTTTTTGCATTTTAATATAAGTTATAATGAGGGGATAATATATTACAATCAGGGACTTTATAGAAAAGCAGAAGTGGCGTTTAAAGAAGCTTTAAAGATTGATCCTGCAAGTTATAATGCTAAATATAATCTTGAACTTGCAATAATTAAAAAAAGGACTATATCAGGAAATTTAGATAATTTAAGTGTTAGTAAGAATCAAAATTTTATTGAAAATAATGAGAATTTTTTGAGGTATATTGAAAATCTTGAGAGGGTTTTATGGGTAATGAGGGCAGACGAACAAATTGTGTCTTTGCAAGAAGATTGGTAA
- a CDS encoding SH3 domain-containing protein: MGNEGRRTNCVFARRLVIFLILFLVYLKIYSLSGTDYLISAKIVKGSKVIHIVKLNLPQDIDEKLLKFDINKDINENAKIALISKVIDGNNFIIEIKIEYVFDKLGFIKIPSLRVIYNDDVYLTSEFEVVILREDEFRSLGLPVGLYWDFNKKEIYEYQSVGFVLRSNWLLSNNIKSVASFFNAVKDAMIDRTPIFENINYRTFNSKEILDVPLYNFILTPLRGSKIVVIPSVSFNIGEDIIRMSPEIFLKIKSIPEEVKSLAVGSFKIDYDFPNSTSITQDAFTILIKITGQGNLPHIRFPEIETYNSRIIYNKKNYNFEPSKDGYRGSISNVYTIKPDNKGNLFVNIGDFVYLDPDDDKVYRLNGKRLKYEYYGEFKNNNSNQELLSDFNLLSYYDILKHKNKTFLFFVPIYYLILIPGILFSLAMFIKHKKFFIASGCGLIVLILTLAVSLNAINDGSLSEDNINDLINDYKSSNYSDALNKIDNIIKRNSNYSGLWLNRALILSKMDRSFDAIYSAYKAFFTSPNNDIFYKIIDFIETKNGINENIRNNSFVFSNIFFIISLILITILIIVVSYRFYAKNLKRIILFLLLSMTCFTLFQTYYFYLEQQSEIGIIRGDLVSLYKVPDNFSRSWKFLKGNISVYVLDKKDDFVLIQTSHGLKGWIHKNFIVSVKDDLI; this comes from the coding sequence ATGGGTAATGAGGGCAGACGAACAAATTGTGTCTTTGCAAGAAGATTGGTAATATTTTTAATTTTATTTCTAGTATATTTAAAAATTTATTCTTTATCTGGTACTGATTATTTAATATCTGCCAAGATTGTTAAAGGTTCTAAGGTTATTCATATTGTTAAATTGAATTTGCCTCAGGATATTGATGAAAAATTATTGAAATTTGACATCAATAAAGATATAAATGAGAATGCTAAAATTGCCTTAATATCTAAAGTTATTGATGGAAATAATTTTATTATAGAGATAAAAATTGAATATGTTTTTGATAAACTGGGATTTATCAAAATTCCTTCATTGAGAGTTATTTATAATGATGATGTTTATTTGACCTCAGAGTTTGAAGTGGTCATTTTAAGAGAAGATGAATTTCGTTCTTTGGGATTGCCAGTTGGTTTATATTGGGATTTTAATAAAAAAGAAATTTATGAATATCAGAGTGTTGGGTTTGTTTTGCGTTCTAATTGGCTTTTAAGTAATAATATTAAGTCTGTTGCTAGTTTTTTTAATGCTGTTAAAGATGCAATGATTGATAGAACTCCCATATTTGAAAATATTAATTATAGGACTTTTAATAGTAAAGAAATTTTGGATGTTCCTCTTTATAATTTTATTTTAACTCCTCTTAGGGGATCAAAAATTGTTGTTATTCCCAGTGTTTCTTTTAATATAGGTGAGGATATTATTCGCATGAGTCCTGAAATTTTTTTAAAAATTAAATCAATACCAGAAGAGGTAAAATCTTTAGCCGTTGGATCTTTTAAAATTGACTATGATTTTCCCAATTCCACGTCTATTACTCAAGATGCCTTTACTATTTTAATAAAAATTACAGGACAAGGAAATCTGCCTCATATCCGTTTTCCAGAAATTGAAACCTATAATTCTAGAATTATTTATAATAAAAAGAATTATAATTTTGAACCTTCAAAAGATGGTTATCGAGGTAGCATATCTAATGTATATACTATTAAGCCAGATAATAAGGGTAATTTATTTGTAAACATTGGTGATTTTGTATATTTAGATCCTGATGATGATAAGGTTTATAGACTTAATGGTAAACGACTAAAGTATGAATATTATGGAGAGTTTAAAAATAATAACTCTAATCAAGAATTATTATCAGATTTTAATTTACTCTCATATTATGATATTTTAAAACACAAAAATAAGACTTTTTTGTTTTTCGTTCCCATTTATTATTTGATTTTAATACCAGGGATTTTATTTTCTTTAGCTATGTTTATTAAACATAAAAAATTTTTTATTGCTTCTGGTTGTGGTTTGATTGTTTTAATATTAACCCTTGCTGTTAGTCTTAATGCTATAAATGATGGTTCTCTATCGGAAGATAATATCAATGATTTGATAAATGATTATAAATCAAGTAATTATAGTGATGCTCTTAATAAAATTGATAATATTATTAAAAGAAATTCGAATTATTCAGGACTTTGGTTAAATAGAGCACTTATTTTAAGTAAGATGGATAGATCTTTTGATGCAATTTATTCGGCTTATAAGGCATTTTTTACTTCTCCAAATAATGATATCTTTTATAAGATTATTGATTTTATTGAAACTAAAAATGGGATTAATGAAAATATTAGAAATAATAGTTTTGTTTTTTCTAATATATTTTTTATTATTAGCTTAATTTTAATAACTATTTTAATAATAGTTGTTTCTTATAGATTTTATGCAAAAAATTTAAAAAGAATTATTTTATTTTTACTTTTATCTATGACATGTTTTACATTATTTCAAACATATTATTTTTATCTTGAGCAACAATCTGAGATTGGAATTATTAGAGGTGATTTAGTCTCCCTTTATAAAGTCCCTGATAATTTTTCAAGAAGTTGGAAATTTTTAAAAGGAAATATAAGTGTTTATGTTCTTGATAAAAAAGATGACTTTGTTTTAATTCAGACAAGTCATGGACTTAAGGGATGGATTCATAAAAATTTTATTGTGTCTGTTAAAGATGATTTAATATGA
- the infA gene encoding translation initiation factor IF-1, which produces MNTKEEAIETEGIVKESLPNTMFRVELKNGHLVLAHLSGKMRKHFIKIVPGDKVKVELSPYDLTKGRIVYREK; this is translated from the coding sequence TTGAATACAAAAGAAGAAGCTATTGAAACTGAAGGGATTGTTAAAGAATCTCTTCCCAACACAATGTTTAGAGTAGAACTTAAAAATGGACATTTAGTTCTAGCTCACCTATCTGGAAAAATGAGAAAACATTTTATTAAAATAGTTCCTGGAGATAAAGTCAAAGTTGAACTATCACCTTATGATCTTACAAAAGGAAGAATAGTATACAGAGAAAAATAA